CGATTGCTTTAAGATATCTTATCCTGGTTTCGTCGATGATATGCGGTCCATTGGGGCGGACCTGGAGCTGGTTCCATGAACACTATAGGGGTGAAGCTCAGGCTCACGATATTCGGCACGAGCCACGGAGAAGGTGTTGGATGCGTCATCGATGGTATCCCCGCGGGCATGACGATATCATTGGATGATATACAGAGAGAGCTTGACCTGAGAAGGCCATCGGTGGGGATAGGGACCCCGCGCAGAGAGGAGGACATCGTCCTCCCGCTATCGGGCCTTAAGGACTCAAAGGCCACCGGGGGGGCCCTGACGCTTTTCATCAAGAACGTTGACAAGGACAGCGAAAGATACAAGGACCTTGAGTTCAGGCCAAGACCTGGACATGCGGACCTAACGGCCGTCATAAAGTATGGGGGATCGCATGACATCCGGGGGGGAGGTCAGTTCTCTGGAAGGATGACCGCCCCGATCGTCGCTGCCGGGTCGGTGGCCAAGGCCATATTGGCAAAGATCGGGGTCAACATAAGGGCATACACGGTCCAGATCGGGAAGGTCAGGGACGATGCTGACAGGACCTACGAGGAGATCGCCGAGAAGGGAAGGGCCAATGACATAAGAGCGGCGTCGGTCGAGATGGCCGAATTGATGAGAAAGGAGATAATGGACGCCAAGGCCGACGGTGACAGCATAGGTGGGGTGGTGAGATGCCTCGCTGTGGGGCTCCCGATCGGTGTCGGTGAGCCTTTCTTCGATACCCTTGAGGGGGAGCTGGCCAAGATGATCTTCGCCATACCTGCTGTAAAGGGGATAGAGTTCGGGGCGGGCTTCAGGTCAGCGTCGATGAGGGGGTCTCAGCACAACGACCCCTTCACCATAAAGGACGGTAAGGTCGTCACGACAAAGAACGATTCAGGCGGAGTGCTTGGGGGGATCAGCAATGGGATGCCCCTTGACC
This genomic window from Methanomassiliicoccales archaeon contains:
- the aroC gene encoding chorismate synthase, whose product is MNTIGVKLRLTIFGTSHGEGVGCVIDGIPAGMTISLDDIQRELDLRRPSVGIGTPRREEDIVLPLSGLKDSKATGGALTLFIKNVDKDSERYKDLEFRPRPGHADLTAVIKYGGSHDIRGGGQFSGRMTAPIVAAGSVAKAILAKIGVNIRAYTVQIGKVRDDADRTYEEIAEKGRANDIRAASVEMAELMRKEIMDAKADGDSIGGVVRCLAVGLPIGVGEPFFDTLEGELAKMIFAIPAVKGIEFGAGFRSASMRGSQHNDPFTIKDGKVVTTKNDSGGVLGGISNGMPLDLSVAFKPTASIAQEQDTIDLRTMRPAKIRTEGRHDPCIVPRAVVVVEAAVALVLADLCIRGGFID